From the Zonotrichia leucophrys gambelii isolate GWCS_2022_RI chromosome 10, RI_Zleu_2.0, whole genome shotgun sequence genome, one window contains:
- the FBXO22 gene encoding F-box only protein 22, giving the protein MESAAKGSYVLANLAEVVERVLGFLPTKALLRAACVCRLWRECARRTLRTRQRIAWVSALEPGPADNHALVRALARELEKVHVLPQTVLYIADAETFSGHEECHEQKKARKRNSKETALALEKLLPKRCQVLGLVTPGIVVTPMGSSSNQPQEIEEGEAGFALLFPKIDGVKIHTFHFSKDVKNRVFDESKFAEAGLKNNPDLRVVLLFGYNSWKTGATRFLHQIVNPLNEKSIILAGGQVESFTSLTSENAHAQPGDACGVVGLAFSGPQIQSATVLLDQDVADERTAEAAMQRLKAANIPEHNTIGFMFACVGRGYRHYKTKRNMEADAFRKFFPNVPLFGFFGHGEIGCDRIVTGNFVLRECNDIKDDLLHGYTTVMTLIHLGSTKANQA; this is encoded by the exons aTGGAATCCGCGGCGAAGGGCAGCTACGTGCTCGCCAACCTCGCCGAGGTGGTGGAGCGTGTCCTCGGCTTCCTGCCCACCAAGGCACTGCTGCGCGCCGCCTG CGTGTGCCGGCTATGGAGGGAGTGTGCCCGGCGGACGCTGCGGACGCGGCAGCGAATCGCGTGGGTGTCGGCGCTGGAGCCGGGCCCCGCCGACAACCACGCGCTGGTGCGCGCGCTGGCCCGCGAGCTCGAG AAGGTGCACGTGCTGCCCCAGACCGTGCTCTACATCGCTGATGCAGAGACCTTCAGCGGGCACGAGGAGTGTCACGAGCAAAAGAAAG ccagaaaaagaaacagtaaaGAAACAGCTCTCGCACTTGAAAAGTTGTTGCCAAAGCGATGTCAGGTTCTTGGACTGGTCACCCCAGGGATTGTAG TTACCCCAATGGGTTCAAGCAGCAATCAGCCTCAAGAAATTGAAGAGGGCGAAGCTGGGTTTGCTCTGTTGTTTCCCAAAATTGATGGGGTGAAAATTCACACCTTCCATTTCTCTAAAGACGTGAAGAACAGGGTCTTTGATGAAAGCAAGTTTGCTGAAGCAG GTCTGAAGAATAACCCAGATCTCCGTGTTGTTCTTCTGTTTGGCTACAACTCCTGGAAGACTGGAGCTACTCGATTTCTTCATCAAATAGTCAATCCATTGAATGAGAAAAGTATCATCCTGGCTGGAGGACAAGTGGAGAGCTTTACATCACTGACCTCTGAGAA TGCCCACGCCCAGCCCGGGGACGCCTGCGGTGTGGTTGGGTTGGCTTTCAGCGGCCCCCAGATCCAGAGTGCCACTGTCCTGCTGGACCAGGACGTGGCTGATGAGAGGACGGCAGAGGCGGCCATGCAGCGTCTCAAAGCAGCCAACATCCCCGAGCACAACACCATTGGCTTCATGTTTGCCTGTGTTGGCAGAGGATACCGGCAttacaaaaccaaaaggaaTATGGAAGCAGATGCATTCAGGAAGTTTTTTCCAAATGTGCCCCTCTTTGGCTTTTTCGGACATGGGGAAATAGGATGTGATCGAATAGTTACTGGGAATTTCGTGTTAAGAGAATGTAATGACATAAAGGATGACCTGCTTCATGGTTATACTACTGTAATGACTCTAATTCACCTTGGTTCAACTAAAGCAAACCAAGCATAA